Within Ciconia boyciana chromosome 35, ASM3463844v1, whole genome shotgun sequence, the genomic segment tgtcctgttgagctgggggagtgagtgagcggctgggtggcTGTCTGGCTGCTGGTCAACTTTAACCCACCACAGGACCACCCCAGGACTGCTGCACCCAGTATGGGGCTTCCCAACACAATACAGACCCTGACAGACTGGAGCAAGTCCTGCAGAGGCCAGAAGGATGGTTGGGGCCTGGAGCACGTTATGGacaaggagaggcagagagagctggggttttgAGAAATCCCTCAGAGTCAAACACTGGGGCAAGGACCCAGGCCAGCTGGTGGGATCTGAATCACTGGACAGTTTCAGTATTTGTCAAGACAAGGCCATGAGCACCTGCTCTAGCTGGAGCTGTCTGAGAATGGGCTTggctgagagagcagctgtggcaAGAGCTCTGGGACTTGGTGTGTAAAGAGTGTCAGTAGGAAACTGGTTTCCTCTTTATTAATCATGGCTGTGGAGTTGGGGATCACTGAGCCTCAGAGGAGGACGGAGGTGACCGTACAGCAAAGGTCCCTTCTCAGGGCTGGGGTGTATGGCCAGAGATGGAAACGGCTGGTGTGTGGGACCGGTCTGGGACAATTCTCCTAGGGCAGCTTCCCCGGGGTGTCCAGGTAGCACAGCACAGACCGAGCCCCGCTCTTCTGCACCTTTGGCGCCTTGCTTCCTTCATTTTGACACCTGGCTCTGCCTTGTGAGCACCCTGCTGTGTGCCCTTCTCCTGCACACTCACACAGCTTAGCTCTACACTGGTGTTTCCTCTTCCAGGACGTTTCCACCCCAACCCCAGATCCAGCTCTCCACACCTCCCCTGGCCCCATGGCAGTGCCCACCACagggggctgcagcactctgGGCACTCAGCCACAGCTCCGGCTGCTCTGaagggcacagcagctcctggaggtcAGACGGGGGGGTCAgcctccccaccagccccagggctgctgctggccaaaaGGGCAAGCGGAAACAGAGGCCAGACAATCTCTAGCTCTGCTGCATTCATATTGTAGGTTGTCCCTACCTCCGACTGCATTTGcacccttctcttcccccaccaGCCCGTATCCCTAGGACAGCACAAGagtcctggccctggggctcctCAGGCACCTCCCGCATCTCTCCAGTCTCCCTTTGCCATGCCCACTGGGTCCACACTGACTCCCATGGCACTGCAGAGTCCTTCCTTGTGCATACCTTGATttagtgctttgcttttggggTGTTTGAGGGTGTTTCACTTGGTGTGCCTCCATTCGTTCCCACCCCAGGGCATGTCATGAATCCTCGTCCCCTCCTGACTGCTCcaaatttatttccataaagACGGCTATATGCCATGAGTCCTGACATATGTGAAGCAGCCTGAGGAGGGAATGGGGAGCTCATGCACCGTCTTACATGAACAAGAGAGCCTTTAAAACCAGAACTTCTGGTCCAGTGGAACCCAATGGTACTGTGCACTaaacccccaaaacagggagaacataaggagaaaagactttttaaaagaccaCTTCCTTGGACATTTTAGTGGCAGCCACTTGGGAGGAAGAGCCTAACCTTCAGGCACTGCAACCAGGAGATCCCCTTTTATTGAAGAGCTGCTCTTAGACAGGTCACAGCTGACACAATGTGGTGCTACGGTCAGACCCAACAGGTAAAGCTGCAAGACTAGAAGTAACAACCTAGAAAATTATATGTAAGTAGAattctttcagggaaaaaagcagactgCTGGCCTTAGAGAAGCTCTGGGAAATGTGAAGTGCTGGGAGGCAGGCTGTTGTCAGTGACGCTATGTCCATTGGGTCAGTTTCCATAGAgcatccttgagctccttgttcctcatgctgtagatgagggggttGACTGCTGCAGGCACCACCGAGTACAGAACTGACACCACCAggtccagggatggggaggagatggaggggggctTCAGGTAGGCAACCATGCCAGTGCTGATAAACAGAGAGACTATggccaggtgagggaggcacgtagaaaaggctttgtgccgtccctgctcagaggggattTTCAGCACGGCCCTCAAGATCTGCACATAGGACACCACAATGAACACAACACATCCAAATACAAAATTGACACTAACCACAATAAGCCCAGATTCCCTGACATAGGAgtctgagcaggagagcttgaggatctgggggatttcacagaagaactggtccacGGCATTGCCCTTGCAGAGTGGTagtgaaaatgtattggcaGTGTGCAGGACAGCATAGAGGAaaccactgccccaggcagctgctgccatgtggacacaagctctgctgcccacgaGGGTCTCATAGTGCAagggtttgcagatggcaatgTAGCGGTTGTAGGCCAtgacagtgagaagaaaatactcagctgatataaaaaagaaaaagaaaaagacctgggcCACACAGCCTTGGTAGGAGATggccctggtgtcccacagggaattggccatggctttggggacagtggtggagatggagcccaggtcGAGGACAGAGAGGTTAagaaggaagaagtacatgggggtgtggaggtgGTGGTCACAGGCTACAATGGTGATGATGAGAccgttgcccaggagggcagccaggtagatgcccaggaagagccagaagtgcaagagctgcagctcccgtgTGTCTGCAAATGCCAGGAGGAGAAACTTGGTtatggagctgctgttggacatTTGCTTCCTCTGGGTATGGGGGCCtgtccaaggaggaaaaggcagtgaagGGTTAGGACACACAACTCTCAGCAAATCCTGCTCCATTTCTCACAGAAACACCCCCCgccagcctctctctctccttccagaaagACCTTcatgcagctgcctggctgcaacTCTCTTTTCTGCTGGCTGAGGGCCCAATGGGGAGCAGGGGATTCTGCTGTGGGCACCGGAGGAGTCAGTCCTGCGGTGCACcaacaggcagagagaaaccaGGAGTGATCTCTGTTTAAATCCACGCAAGAAATCAATGCCATTTCACAATTGTCCCTCCCAACTCACCCGACTGCAGAGGAGAGCGGTGGGggcttggtttggtttcttttgttcctgttcCTTGTCCCACCTGAGGGGGTTTGTGGAAGGCAGACATCCTTGGCCTTTCTGCTACACTACAAGTGCTACCCTGAGAGCCCTGGCAGGCAAAGGGCTGGACCCTTAGTGCATAGGGAGGAGAGATGGTCTGTCCCTCAGTCTTGCTCTCAGCTGCCCTTGGCTCACACCTCTCTGAGCCACAGGATGCTCACACTCAGCTCTTGCCCTGAAAGGAAACTGGATACTGGAAAGGAAACTGGATAAGCCACTTGCAAAATGCAGACGATCTCCACAGTCCCCTCCCAAGGGAAGGGCTGTGAGCTTCTGGATGCCCTGAAGATGGGGTGTCCTGAACAGAGAGCCAGCTTTATCCCCACCCTATGGACTGCATTGCCCAGACCCCCCCAGGCTAGAAGAGGCCTTGGGCACCTTGCTCCCATGGACACAGCTGCATGGCAAGACGTGCAGGGGCagttgctgagctgctgctgcaaagcccaTCCCTAGAGAgcctgaaaacagcagcagcaggggcaggtggagaaagcaggagaaatacCCCAGGGCTTCTGCCAAGTGAGGCAAggccagggagggagagatgggcACTCAGGAGAGTCTCCTCTGCTGGagctcaggctgcagaggaggcagctcctgccctggacCCCAGCACCTTGAGGGCAGAGGctctgctgggtgggagaggagactgACAGACTTGGTAGGGGAAAAACATGTTCAGTGAAGGGCTGTCAGGGAGATGCCCaattcccccctcccagcctttgCTGTCAGCACTTTGCTCTCACTCCCGCTCTgtggctctgctgcctggatctgtccctgccaggagctgcttctCTGTCCCCATGTCTGCTACCTATCAGTGCCCACAGACCAAATCCCTCCCGCTCTGTGCTCAGGtctgccctgcagagccctcctggcagcaggacaCTGCTAGGAGCATCTCAGAGAAGGAGCAGGTCAGATGAACCACGAGGATTCCACACAAGTGATGGGGCTTTAATTAGGCAAAGGAACTGGTGAGGGGACTGAATCAGCTTCCTCACAGACCTACTGACCTCTCAGTCTAATGCTGTAGAGGTCTCAGTCTCTTGTGCAAACCTCACAGCTCCATTGCTATGTTCCCCCACAAACTcagcaggaaacagaaagcacaggCTTCAGAAAGCACCTTTCCTTCCACGTAGCACCTGCCTTGAGGTGCTTCTTGAAAATCTGCCTCTGGCAATGTCCTGAAGTGATgtggagctgtgagcagccctgacccACGCAGCAGCCTCTCCACAGCAGAGGGACCGTGCCCTGACGGGGGCCgctccttccacccacagcttctccctgCAGCGCTGTGCGGAGCCACCCGGGCAGGCTGAGTGCTGGCCCTGGCAAGTGTCAgagtccctgccctggcacacagccccctgggcgcagggaccctgctctgcaggacagccctgggcagccctgcctgcacacctgGCTTCACGTCCCTGCAGCCATCCCCGGGAGAAGGCAACTGTCATTACCTGTCCCTCTGAcagtgcagcagggaagccctGCTCGGGAGCAGGTCCTACTCCTCTACGTTGGAGAGAGATCTCTGTAGGCTGTGACAGATTTATCACGCCCCTCCAGGAAGCTCATGTCCATTGCCGTGCAGTGAGAGACTTACACTGGAGAGGCTGTGAAGATTGCTCCTCCAGTGAGCTCTCAGCCATCCACCCAGCCCAGACCGCCTTTAacctctctctgccctgcttgTCTCCActcagtgcctgcaggcagtgccctcagccctgcggtgctttgcagaggagctgctcctgggcagagctgtctctcctTAGCTCTTCCTGCTTGCCATGCACTCCCTGCATCCCAGGAGCCTGGAACAGCTCAAAAGCAGAGGACCAGCCCAAGGTGTTGTAATGACCTCTCTGGTGGCTTTGGGGCCAAGTCCATGAAGCTCAGACACTGAGAAGAAGTTGAGGAAACCTCTGAAGAAGTCGGATGCAAACTGCAAAGTTTCTTTGAGCCTTAATAGGTCCCACTGAGGGACATTACTGACAAAGCCTCCCTGGGGACTGGCTAGAGCAGAAAACTGGAGGCAGAGATGACAGGCAAAGGAAATGTAAAGGTGGCTCTGATGCTGAGTAAACCTTAATGTGTCCCATTAAGCCAAAGGGCCGAGCCCTGACCCCATTAACCAactgacccccagcccctgggaagggAGATCTTGTCCCTCACATGGTGCTCAGGGCTCTTGCTGGGGCCGTGTGATGTGGGGATGTGTGATGCCAAGGGCAGGACTCTGCTGCGACACCTCCCAGGCTCCTGGGTGTGGACAAGGAGGCAATGAGGCCCTAATGCTAAAAGGATAAGGTGTCTCCTCAGAGGCAtcagtggcagagacaacagcCATTGCCAACGGCAGAAAGAGCTCCTCTCTGTTGGGGGCTTTCAGCCTTTCTACATCCCGCTGTCATCTCCCCCACAGGCTGTCCTATGGTGTTGCATCtcctctgcctctttccctgcaGGCTGTAGGCACCCACCCTGCTACTGCACCTTGCTCTCACCTCAGCATCTTCCTGCCTTTACTGGAatctctccagcctccctggctCTTCCTTAAAACACAAAGCCTGGGGCTGACCCAGGGTGACCTGTTGCACAACAGCACTGCCCTTGGagtgacatttctttctcctcatgtCCACTCTGGATGTCCCAAGCTGCACTTTGTggcattatttctttctcatgctgtttccCACTACAAAGAAGAGCTCTGCCATCTCTGAAAGCAACCTTCTGGCACTCTCAGGCTACTCCCATATTGTCCAGAGTCTCCACTATGCTGGGCCAAGGAAGCCCATGTCCCTCAGCCATTCCACACAGTCATGTGCACCAAACacaccagttgttctccaggtacccagccccctgagctggaagacagggacagggagcagaatgaagccccacaatccaaggggaaatgttTAGTGtcctgctacaccacttaggcacacacaggtctatggggccagatg encodes:
- the LOC140645606 gene encoding olfactory receptor 14A16-like, which produces MSNSSSITKFLLLAFADTRELQLLHFWLFLGIYLAALLGNGLIITIVACDHHLHTPMYFFLLNLSVLDLGSISTTVPKAMANSLWDTRAISYQGCVAQVFFFFFFISAEYFLLTVMAYNRYIAICKPLHYETLVGSRACVHMAAAAWGSGFLYAVLHTANTFSLPLCKGNAVDQFFCEIPQILKLSCSDSYVRESGLIVVSVNFVFGCVVFIVVSYVQILRAVLKIPSEQGRHKAFSTCLPHLAIVSLFISTGMVAYLKPPSISSPSLDLVVSVLYSVVPAAVNPLIYSMRNKELKDALWKLTQWT